In Bacillus sp. NP247, one DNA window encodes the following:
- the comGB gene encoding competence type IV pilus assembly protein ComGB, which yields MFMFKRKWSLSGQVLLLKRLGGLLEKGHSLLQALEFLQFQLPVGKKLQLQRMIEGLKNGQSLHASFDQLMFHPEMLSYLFYAERHGDISFALQQGSVLLYKKDKYRKDVMKVMRYPMFLTFFLMIMLFVFNLILLPQFEMMYSSLRSTAPPLTEQILVAIKLLPYFIYIIFLIIITGFSLYIFYFRKLPPTQKVKIMIRIPLMKTFLILKHSHYFSAQLSGLLHGGLSVHEALTIMMKQKYHPFFQYEAARIERQLIAGEPLQSIIDKSGYYEKELSYIITHGQANGNLANELGDYSELIIEKVEEKIKRMLFVIQPILFTCLGGIVILMYLAMIMPMFQMMNSI from the coding sequence ATATTTATGTTTAAGAGAAAATGGAGTTTAAGTGGTCAAGTATTATTGTTGAAAAGGCTAGGGGGATTATTAGAGAAAGGTCACTCACTTTTACAGGCATTAGAATTTTTGCAGTTCCAATTACCAGTAGGAAAGAAATTGCAGTTACAGCGTATGATTGAGGGATTGAAAAATGGACAAAGTTTGCATGCTTCTTTTGATCAATTAATGTTTCATCCGGAGATGCTAAGTTATTTATTTTATGCAGAGCGACACGGTGACATTTCTTTTGCTTTACAACAAGGAAGTGTGCTTCTTTATAAAAAGGATAAGTATAGGAAAGATGTGATGAAAGTAATGCGGTATCCTATGTTTTTAACCTTTTTTTTAATGATTATGCTGTTTGTCTTTAACCTCATTTTATTGCCTCAGTTTGAAATGATGTATAGTTCTTTACGTTCTACAGCACCACCACTTACGGAACAAATTTTAGTCGCAATTAAATTATTACCCTACTTTATTTATATCATTTTTCTTATCATTATAACGGGATTTAGTTTATATATATTTTATTTCCGAAAACTTCCGCCTACTCAAAAGGTAAAGATTATGATCCGTATTCCCCTTATGAAAACATTTCTTATTTTAAAGCATTCGCATTATTTTTCCGCTCAATTAAGTGGTTTATTACACGGTGGATTGTCGGTACACGAAGCATTAACAATAATGATGAAGCAAAAGTATCATCCGTTCTTTCAGTATGAAGCAGCCCGAATTGAGCGGCAATTAATTGCAGGAGAGCCGTTACAATCTATTATTGATAAAAGCGGTTATTACGAGAAAGAACTTTCTTATATCATTACACATGGACAAGCAAACGGTAATTTAGCAAATGAGCTTGGTGATTACAGTGAGCTCATTATTGAAAAGGTAGAAGAAAAAATTAAACGTATGTTATTTGTGATTCAACCCATTTTATTTACATGTCTTGGGGGTATAGTTATTTTGATGTACTTAGCGATGATTATGCCGATGTTTCAAATGATGAATTCTATTTAG
- the comGA gene encoding competence type IV pilus ATPase ComGA has translation MNGIELFANTIMKEACGVQASDLHIVPRQKDVAIQLRIGKDLITKRCIEKEFGKKLVSHFKFLASMDIGERRKPQNGSLYLQIDGQEVYLRLSTLPTVYQESLVIRLHLQASVQPLSHLSLFPSSAEKLLSFLKHSHGLLVFTGPTGSGKTTTMYALLEVARKGQTRRIVTLEDPVERRKDGLLQIQINEKAGITYETGLKAILRHDPDIILVGEIRDEETAKVAVRASLTGHLVMTTLHTNDAKGAILRFMDYGITRQEIEQSLLAVAAQRLVELKCPFCRGKCSTLCKSMRQVRQASIYELLYGYELKQAIKEASGEHVTYHYETLEASVRKGYALGFLEEDIYV, from the coding sequence ATGAATGGTATCGAGCTTTTTGCGAATACGATTATGAAAGAAGCTTGTGGGGTGCAAGCATCGGACTTACATATTGTGCCCAGGCAGAAGGATGTGGCAATTCAATTACGTATAGGAAAAGATTTAATTACGAAACGGTGTATTGAAAAGGAATTTGGAAAAAAGCTTGTTTCGCACTTTAAGTTTTTAGCATCAATGGATATAGGAGAGAGGAGAAAACCTCAAAATGGTTCGTTGTACTTACAAATTGATGGACAAGAAGTGTATTTACGCCTTTCAACACTTCCAACAGTATATCAAGAAAGTCTCGTTATTCGCCTCCATTTACAAGCATCTGTTCAGCCATTGTCTCATCTTTCGTTATTTCCAAGTTCAGCGGAAAAATTACTCTCTTTTTTAAAGCATTCTCATGGATTACTCGTATTTACTGGGCCGACTGGTTCTGGAAAAACAACAACAATGTATGCGTTATTAGAAGTAGCTAGAAAAGGGCAAACACGTCGCATCGTTACACTTGAAGATCCAGTTGAGAGAAGAAAGGACGGTTTATTACAAATTCAAATTAATGAAAAAGCAGGTATCACATATGAGACAGGATTAAAGGCTATTTTACGTCATGATCCAGATATTATATTAGTTGGTGAAATCCGTGATGAAGAAACAGCAAAAGTAGCTGTAAGAGCAAGTTTGACAGGCCATTTAGTAATGACGACGTTGCATACAAATGACGCGAAAGGGGCGATATTACGATTTATGGATTATGGTATTACAAGGCAAGAAATTGAACAATCATTATTGGCTGTAGCTGCTCAGCGGCTCGTCGAATTAAAATGTCCGTTTTGCAGAGGGAAGTGTTCAACTTTATGTAAATCAATGAGGCAAGTAAGGCAGGCGAGTATTTATGAACTGTTATATGGATATGAATTAAAACAAGCGATTAAAGAAGCAAGCGGAGAACATGTTACGTATCACTATGAAACATTGGAAGCATCAGTGCGAAAAGGATATGCTTTAGGTTTTTTAGAAGAAGATATTTATGTTTAA
- a CDS encoding metalloregulator ArsR/SmtB family transcription factor: MEQALKITGVLSDPTRYYIYKYISQKHNYVTVQEIADEFNIHPNVARLHLSKLEDVNMLKSETKKTGKGGRPSRLYVLSQDVIQLQFPFRDYQLLAQIAFNSLLSLGSAGEKALYETGKQFGKELMQQHMHRLNVSAEALTIEQKIQIAKEAFSTAGLSPAFELSTDGTKIFYDVHNCPFKEVAAHHPTEICNMHGDMMKGIFEILFPNVELTRNDSLLDGCKSCNYKVQI; this comes from the coding sequence ATGGAACAAGCTTTAAAAATTACAGGTGTATTATCTGACCCTACTCGTTATTACATTTATAAATATATTTCGCAAAAACATAATTACGTAACTGTACAAGAAATTGCAGATGAGTTTAACATTCATCCAAACGTAGCGCGTTTACATTTATCTAAATTAGAAGATGTTAATATGCTCAAATCAGAAACAAAAAAAACTGGGAAAGGCGGCAGACCAAGCAGACTATACGTCTTGTCTCAAGATGTCATCCAGTTACAATTCCCATTTCGCGATTATCAATTATTAGCGCAGATAGCATTTAATTCACTGCTAAGCTTAGGTAGCGCTGGCGAAAAAGCGCTATATGAAACAGGGAAACAATTCGGCAAAGAATTAATGCAACAACATATGCATCGTTTAAATGTAAGTGCAGAAGCATTGACGATAGAACAAAAAATCCAAATCGCAAAAGAAGCATTCTCAACAGCTGGTTTATCTCCTGCTTTTGAATTAAGTACAGATGGCACAAAAATTTTCTATGATGTACACAATTGCCCATTTAAAGAAGTTGCTGCGCATCATCCGACTGAAATTTGTAATATGCACGGAGATATGATGAAGGGGATTTTTGAAATCCTATTCCCAAACGTGGAATTAACTCGAAACGATAGTCTACTAGATGGATGCAAATCTTGTAACTATAAAGTTCAAATTTAG
- a CDS encoding DUF2626 domain-containing protein produces the protein MERMFRVLGFWTGIFSVMFYVGDMHSTALLFLGQTGFFVLLSYLKLTERMYIYVFGAYLTVFFIGFTWYTTFLLVPGAGH, from the coding sequence ATGGAGCGCATGTTTCGCGTTCTCGGCTTTTGGACTGGAATTTTCTCGGTTATGTTTTACGTAGGAGATATGCATTCGACCGCACTACTATTTTTAGGACAAACAGGATTCTTCGTACTTTTAAGTTATTTAAAATTAACAGAGCGTATGTATATATACGTATTCGGGGCATATTTAACCGTTTTCTTCATCGGATTTACATGGTACACAACATTTTTACTTGTCCCTGGAGCTGGACATTAA
- a CDS encoding L-cystine transporter: MNTLLVGINITVMLILVGVLYYMQRKHVSFNKRVFTALGVGIIFGLILQFIYEPTSKVIIESNTWFSLIGNGYVKLLQMIVMPLILVSIISAFTKLQLTKNLGKISGLIIGILILTTGIAAAVGIAASAGFDVSATGLQQGDAESARLKLVEERFTSIEKTTIPDKLLELLPTNPFLDLTGARPTSTISVVIFAAFIGIAFIGVKRKYPEQAELFKKMLDAVYAIVMHMVTLILRLTPYGVLALMAKTVAGSDINAILKLGNFVLASYVALIVMFIIHLLLITLSGLNPIQYLKKVFPVLTFAFTSRSSAGAMPLNIEAQKEKLGISEGIANFAASFGVSIGQNGCAGIYPAMLAMMVAPTVGIDPLQPQFILTLIAVVAISSFGVAGVGGGATFAALIVLSTMNLPIGIVALVISVEPLIDMGRTALNVSGSMTAGLISSKWLGELDQDTYNQDDVKTGEIAS, translated from the coding sequence ATGAATACACTGCTTGTCGGAATTAACATCACAGTCATGCTCATTTTAGTTGGCGTATTGTATTATATGCAACGTAAGCATGTGTCTTTTAATAAACGTGTATTTACTGCTTTAGGAGTCGGAATTATATTCGGTCTTATATTACAATTTATTTATGAGCCTACTTCTAAAGTAATTATCGAATCAAATACCTGGTTTAGTTTAATTGGTAACGGTTATGTAAAATTACTTCAAATGATTGTTATGCCACTTATTTTAGTATCTATTATTTCAGCCTTTACAAAATTACAGTTAACGAAAAATCTTGGTAAAATCAGTGGTCTTATTATCGGAATTTTAATTCTTACTACAGGAATTGCCGCAGCTGTCGGTATCGCAGCAAGCGCAGGATTTGATGTATCAGCAACAGGATTACAACAAGGTGATGCAGAATCTGCTCGTCTGAAGCTAGTTGAAGAAAGATTTACTTCTATCGAAAAGACAACAATTCCAGACAAATTATTAGAACTGTTGCCTACAAATCCGTTTCTTGATTTAACAGGCGCTCGTCCAACATCAACAATTTCTGTTGTCATATTTGCAGCCTTTATCGGTATCGCCTTTATCGGTGTAAAACGAAAATATCCAGAACAAGCGGAGCTATTTAAAAAGATGCTTGATGCTGTATATGCAATCGTAATGCATATGGTAACATTAATTTTACGTCTTACTCCATACGGCGTATTAGCCCTTATGGCAAAGACAGTTGCTGGTAGTGATATAAACGCTATTTTAAAACTTGGTAACTTCGTGTTAGCATCTTACGTAGCACTTATCGTAATGTTTATCATTCACTTATTATTAATCACACTATCTGGTTTAAATCCAATTCAATATTTGAAAAAAGTGTTCCCTGTATTAACATTTGCATTCACATCTCGCTCTAGTGCTGGTGCAATGCCATTAAATATTGAAGCACAAAAAGAAAAACTTGGTATTTCTGAAGGAATCGCTAACTTCGCTGCATCCTTTGGGGTATCTATCGGTCAAAACGGTTGCGCAGGTATTTACCCAGCAATGCTTGCTATGATGGTCGCTCCAACCGTAGGAATTGATCCATTACAACCACAATTTATTTTAACTTTAATCGCTGTCGTTGCTATTAGCTCATTCGGTGTTGCCGGCGTTGGTGGCGGTGCAACATTCGCAGCATTAATCGTACTATCTACAATGAACTTACCAATCGGCATTGTCGCTCTTGTTATCTCGGTTGAGCCATTAATCGATATGGGTCGTACAGCTCTTAACGTAAGTGGTTCTATGACAGCAGGTCTTATTTCTAGTAAATGGCTTGGTGAATTAGATCAAGATACGTACAATCAAGACGATGTAAAAACTGGTGAAATTGCTTCATAA